A single region of the Halorussus gelatinilyticus genome encodes:
- a CDS encoding BGTF surface domain-containing protein, producing MSPSELTSDVPLSAVLLAFLTVTSGVAVTLAVPKAAGGTTDGADATIFTDGETLTLDQAPDQTIRGKTTLDPGTTLSINLKGETFLKTNRATVTANRTFNASFDMSDVDRGTFEVRVYRNETVLAEAEGRVVCSTDCTTPTTSTDESTQSVDSPAVQAVTEVTQNRTASIKVLFGQAETVSVSIGGPNVNYVVNGTVRDRDGDGSATILFHTDHAGTDAPTLGVVDNGTTRVVEASSETSLDAPLAPASYNVRLYAGPTTDGELEAKGRVVVYTDTSGAPNEASATATTVGTVAGGTDATGSTPDGSGDRLLGSVGLIATGGLLAVLGIGVVLGLFRN from the coding sequence ATGTCCCCGAGCGAACTGACGAGCGACGTACCGCTGTCCGCGGTCCTCCTCGCCTTCCTCACGGTAACGTCCGGCGTCGCAGTGACGCTGGCGGTCCCGAAAGCGGCGGGTGGGACGACCGACGGAGCGGACGCGACCATCTTCACCGACGGCGAAACGTTGACCCTCGACCAAGCGCCGGACCAGACGATTCGCGGGAAGACGACGCTGGACCCCGGAACGACCCTGAGTATCAACCTCAAAGGAGAGACGTTCCTGAAGACGAACAGGGCCACGGTCACCGCCAATCGGACGTTCAACGCGAGTTTCGACATGAGCGATGTAGACCGAGGGACGTTCGAGGTGCGGGTCTACCGAAACGAGACCGTGCTGGCCGAAGCGGAGGGACGAGTGGTCTGCTCGACCGACTGCACGACGCCGACGACCTCGACCGACGAGAGCACCCAGTCGGTCGATAGTCCCGCCGTTCAAGCGGTCACGGAAGTCACGCAGAACCGAACCGCGTCCATCAAAGTGCTGTTCGGGCAGGCCGAAACCGTCTCGGTCTCCATCGGCGGACCGAACGTCAACTACGTCGTCAACGGAACCGTCCGGGACCGCGACGGCGACGGGAGTGCGACCATCCTCTTCCACACCGACCACGCGGGAACCGACGCGCCCACGCTCGGCGTCGTGGACAACGGAACGACCCGCGTCGTCGAGGCGAGTTCCGAGACCTCGCTCGACGCGCCGCTCGCGCCCGCCTCCTACAACGTGCGGCTGTACGCCGGGCCGACGACGGACGGCGAACTGGAAGCCAAAGGAAGAGTCGTCGTCTACACGGATACCAGCGGAGCGCCCAACGAGGCGTCGGCGACCGCGACGACGGTCGGAACCGTCGCCGGCGGAACCGACGCGACCGGTTCGACGCCCGACGGCTCCGGCGACCGACTGCTCGGGAGCGTCGGCCTGATAGCGACCGGCGGTCTCCTCGCGGTACTCGGCATCGGCGTCGTCCTCGGTCTCTTCCGCAACTGA
- the ahaH gene encoding ATP synthase archaeal subunit H, with translation MPRPEVLERIKEAEQEADDIVAEAEEEREQRISEARKEAEEIRREAEEEASELHEERLADAREEIEAEREEVLASGEGEREELESRARENEEEVTDYVVDLFEEAVHAQT, from the coding sequence ATGCCGAGGCCAGAGGTTCTCGAACGAATCAAGGAGGCCGAGCAGGAGGCCGACGATATCGTCGCCGAGGCCGAGGAGGAGCGCGAACAGCGCATCTCCGAAGCTCGGAAAGAGGCCGAAGAGATTCGGCGCGAAGCCGAGGAGGAGGCGTCCGAACTCCACGAGGAGCGTCTCGCCGACGCCCGCGAGGAAATCGAGGCCGAGCGCGAAGAGGTCCTCGCTTCCGGCGAGGGCGAGCGTGAGGAACTCGAATCGCGGGCGCGCGAGAACGAGGAGGAAGTAACCGACTACGTGGTAGACCTGTTCGAGGAGGCGGTGCATGCTCAGACCTGA
- a CDS encoding methyltransferase domain-containing protein: MGILEDKSRARLFYKYLSKVYDTVNPFIWNEEMRDEALAMLDISEGDRVLDVGCGTGFATEGLLEHTQNVHGLDQSAHQMEKAWQKLGKRDPVSFYRGDAERLPFQDDSFDVVWSSGSIEYWPNPVVALRDMRRVVKPGGQVLVVGPNYPKSSVMQKVADAIMLFYDREEADRMFREAGYTDVRHREMGPSYDPDIAITTVARDPEDE; the protein is encoded by the coding sequence ATGGGTATCCTCGAAGACAAGAGTCGCGCCCGACTCTTCTACAAGTACCTCTCGAAGGTGTACGATACCGTCAACCCGTTCATCTGGAACGAAGAGATGCGCGACGAAGCGCTGGCGATGCTCGACATCTCGGAGGGCGACAGGGTGCTGGACGTGGGGTGTGGCACCGGATTCGCCACCGAAGGACTCCTCGAACACACCCAAAACGTCCACGGTCTCGACCAGAGCGCCCACCAGATGGAGAAGGCGTGGCAGAAACTCGGCAAGCGCGACCCGGTGAGCTTCTACCGCGGGGACGCCGAGCGCCTACCGTTCCAGGACGACAGCTTCGACGTGGTGTGGTCCTCGGGGTCCATCGAGTACTGGCCGAACCCGGTCGTCGCCCTGCGGGACATGCGCCGCGTCGTCAAACCCGGCGGGCAGGTCCTCGTCGTCGGACCGAACTATCCCAAGTCGTCGGTGATGCAGAAGGTCGCCGACGCCATCATGCTGTTCTACGACCGCGAGGAGGCCGACCGAATGTTCCGCGAAGCCGGCTACACCGACGTCCGCCACCGCGAGATGGGACCGAGCTACGACCCGGACATCGCCATCACGACCGTCGCGCGCGACCCCGAGGACGAGTAG
- a CDS encoding polyprenyl synthetase family protein: MDYPESRRAMVEERLECVLDRVEPTELADEVRHVALSGGKRVRPTVTVLSCESAGGEAEAAVDFAVGVELVHDASLVVDDIIDRSDTRRGSASAWAEYGYSPAIVASDGLIGEAFELFSPDPRAMEAVADAMVELGEGEATELVARPTNREEYMELARRKTGALFRAAAELGAIAADADPTTVEAFGEYAEKVGVAFQIRDDVLDATADEGDLGKPTGHDAEMGRPSIVRVTDLDADEAAGLAHRKSDEALAALDRAATPDLAATDYLRDLAEFVVTREH; this comes from the coding sequence ATGGATTATCCGGAGTCCCGGAGGGCGATGGTCGAGGAACGTCTCGAATGCGTCCTCGACCGCGTCGAACCGACGGAACTCGCCGACGAGGTTCGGCACGTCGCGCTGTCGGGGGGCAAGCGCGTCAGGCCGACCGTCACCGTTCTGTCCTGCGAATCGGCCGGCGGCGAGGCGGAGGCGGCCGTCGATTTCGCGGTGGGCGTCGAACTCGTCCACGACGCCTCGCTGGTGGTAGACGACATCATCGACCGATCGGACACGCGCCGCGGGAGCGCGAGCGCGTGGGCCGAGTACGGCTACTCGCCGGCCATCGTCGCCAGCGACGGTCTCATCGGCGAGGCCTTCGAGCTGTTCTCGCCGGACCCGCGAGCGATGGAGGCGGTCGCCGACGCGATGGTCGAACTCGGCGAGGGCGAGGCGACCGAACTCGTCGCCCGGCCGACCAACCGCGAGGAGTACATGGAGTTGGCCCGCCGGAAGACCGGGGCGTTGTTCCGGGCCGCCGCGGAATTGGGCGCGATAGCCGCCGACGCCGACCCCACCACCGTCGAGGCGTTCGGCGAGTACGCCGAGAAGGTCGGCGTCGCCTTCCAGATTCGGGACGACGTGTTGGACGCGACCGCCGACGAGGGCGACCTGGGCAAGCCGACCGGCCACGACGCCGAGATGGGCCGACCCTCCATCGTCCGGGTGACCGACCTCGACGCCGACGAGGCCGCCGGCCTCGCCCACCGGAAGTCCGACGAGGCGCTGGCGGCACTCGACCGGGCCGCCACGCCCGACCTCGCGGCGACCGACTACCTCCGCGACCTCGCAGAGTTCGTCGTGACCCGGGAGCACTAG
- a CDS encoding helix-turn-helix transcriptional regulator, giving the protein MRLLAALLVVLLLVGSAGAGASRSAADRADAPHSAYAPTALTETVANATNSSGANATVRETTAIHVTLRENGDARWNITARYRLEDDNETEAFRELAAKYEDGRADTGLTSATFERVVERVNASIDRSMALREVGRSARLQHNGTVGVLSLSFTWTNFTQIADEQIVLGDAFWIGSDTWLPALDEDQTLTISVPSQYYLSSGSPSGGKIVNGTVLRYDGPQQFERGDFAITYSPKSTETSTTTRKKGILPGGSSLWGIVVVFLLLTGSFGAYALAQRRDVDPTPVADPSSDDSPGDDTGASAVVSRPNGGGEAVADDGEDDEPEPELLSDEERVLRLLRDNDGRMKQGQIVKETNWSNAKVSQLLSKMDDNDDVDKLRIGRENLITLPEEDVTETS; this is encoded by the coding sequence ATGCGGTTACTCGCCGCCCTCCTCGTCGTCCTCCTCCTCGTCGGCTCCGCCGGAGCCGGGGCGAGCCGCTCGGCCGCCGACCGAGCGGACGCTCCTCACAGCGCATACGCGCCGACGGCCCTCACCGAGACGGTCGCAAACGCGACGAACTCGTCGGGAGCGAATGCGACGGTACGCGAAACCACGGCCATACACGTCACGCTCCGCGAAAACGGCGACGCTCGGTGGAACATCACCGCGCGATACCGCCTCGAAGACGACAACGAGACCGAAGCCTTCCGCGAACTCGCAGCGAAGTACGAAGACGGACGCGCCGACACCGGCCTCACGTCGGCGACGTTCGAGCGCGTCGTCGAGCGCGTGAACGCCAGCATCGACCGCTCGATGGCGCTCCGGGAGGTCGGTCGGTCGGCGCGACTCCAGCACAACGGCACGGTCGGCGTCCTCTCGCTGTCGTTCACGTGGACGAACTTCACCCAAATCGCCGACGAGCAAATCGTCCTCGGCGACGCGTTCTGGATCGGGTCGGACACGTGGCTCCCGGCGCTGGACGAAGACCAGACGCTGACGATATCGGTCCCCAGTCAGTACTACCTGTCGAGCGGGAGTCCGTCGGGCGGGAAGATCGTGAACGGGACCGTCCTGCGCTACGACGGTCCCCAGCAGTTCGAGCGCGGAGACTTTGCGATAACGTACTCACCGAAGAGTACCGAGACGTCCACCACGACCCGGAAGAAGGGAATCCTTCCCGGCGGGTCGAGTCTGTGGGGCATCGTCGTCGTCTTCCTGCTCCTGACCGGGAGTTTCGGCGCGTACGCGCTGGCACAGCGCCGCGACGTGGACCCGACGCCCGTCGCGGACCCCTCGTCGGACGACTCGCCGGGCGACGACACCGGAGCTTCGGCCGTCGTGTCGCGGCCGAACGGCGGCGGCGAAGCGGTCGCGGACGACGGGGAGGACGACGAACCCGAACCGGAACTGTTGAGCGACGAGGAGCGGGTCCTCCGCCTGCTCCGGGACAACGACGGCCGGATGAAGCAGGGCCAGATAGTCAAGGAGACCAACTGGTCGAACGCCAAGGTCTCGCAACTCCTCTCGAAGATGGACGACAACGACGACGTGGACAAACTCCGCATCGGTCGGGAGAACCTCATCACGCTGCCGGAGGAAGACGTGACCGAGACGAGTTGA
- a CDS encoding DUF7096 domain-containing protein, giving the protein MRLTPVMLALLLALSPGAVAVQASAPTTPAPAQNEDDTIRPGPDANTTAVMVLGTTPERTAFDSQSIALGSSLAIDRNQLKSELSVAALDEQLQSAETIERKHQILVQYQYQIENRIISLKARERQSTQAFSNGTISEDQYLRTLGRIDAEAEQLRSVASALEARSRNVRGLSMSSFVSTVQGKLTTLEGPVRDRIARSLRGKAPKERVFVATADTGVVLSTITEGTYVREIVRHDYRNPSASGSLTLLQAQKIVYDKYTWANNNPSRGTSTSPYGTTNVFSVTVKHPHGSFVAYLDGGTEKVFKEIQHKRLTGNTPLPTGPSVSNTSENLTVTVNRTYAGGPLRVNLTNATGAPVSGEVRIDGELVGRTNADGVLWTLSPADRFEVSASYDFRTVNVTATPVQS; this is encoded by the coding sequence ATGCGACTCACCCCCGTTATGCTGGCATTACTGCTCGCCCTCTCTCCCGGAGCAGTCGCGGTGCAGGCTTCCGCACCGACCACGCCAGCGCCCGCCCAGAACGAAGACGATACCATCCGACCCGGCCCGGACGCCAACACGACTGCGGTAATGGTACTCGGGACGACGCCCGAGCGGACGGCGTTCGACTCTCAGTCGATAGCGCTCGGAAGTTCGCTCGCTATCGACAGGAATCAGTTGAAATCCGAACTCAGCGTGGCGGCACTCGACGAGCAGTTGCAGTCCGCCGAGACTATCGAACGGAAGCACCAGATACTCGTTCAGTACCAGTATCAGATCGAGAATCGTATCATCTCCCTCAAGGCCAGAGAGCGACAGAGTACTCAAGCCTTCTCGAACGGTACGATTTCCGAAGACCAGTACCTTCGGACGCTCGGTCGCATCGACGCCGAGGCCGAGCAGCTCCGGTCGGTCGCGTCGGCGCTCGAAGCCCGTTCGCGCAACGTCCGCGGACTCTCGATGTCCAGTTTCGTGAGCACGGTGCAAGGTAAGCTCACCACCCTCGAAGGTCCCGTCCGAGACCGCATCGCTCGATCTCTCCGCGGAAAAGCCCCGAAAGAACGGGTGTTCGTTGCGACGGCCGACACGGGAGTCGTCCTCTCGACTATCACGGAGGGTACGTACGTCCGCGAAATCGTTCGGCACGACTATCGAAACCCGAGTGCATCGGGTTCACTGACGTTGCTACAGGCCCAGAAGATCGTCTACGACAAGTACACGTGGGCGAACAACAACCCCTCTCGCGGGACGAGTACCAGTCCGTACGGGACGACGAACGTGTTCTCCGTGACGGTCAAACATCCCCACGGGTCGTTCGTCGCGTATCTCGATGGCGGGACCGAGAAGGTGTTCAAGGAGATTCAACACAAACGACTCACCGGTAACACTCCGCTCCCGACGGGACCGAGCGTCAGCAACACGTCCGAGAACCTCACGGTCACTGTCAATCGGACCTACGCCGGCGGTCCGCTCCGAGTCAACCTCACGAACGCGACCGGCGCGCCGGTGAGCGGTGAAGTCCGAATCGACGGCGAACTCGTCGGCCGGACGAACGCCGACGGCGTCCTCTGGACGCTCTCGCCCGCCGACCGGTTCGAGGTCAGCGCGTCCTACGACTTCCGGACGGTCAACGTGACGGCGACGCCGGTCCAGTCGTAG
- a CDS encoding S8 family serine peptidase, giving the protein MNAAAFRRTLTVVVIGVVVLAGGLGLLAASLSAGGGQSADPAAVRGVGPTISALHDAGATGENVTVGVVDVTGFDADSGTLDGRVTDARAFDSETSVYGGAGTHGTAAAETVARVAPDADLYLATVDSPRGYRRAVEWLVAEDVDVVVAPVSFYGMPGDGTSAVAEVAASATEAGVVFVAPVGNLAQSHWSGRYRAAGNGTLAFDGNARNYIRGDGRDVTVWLSWDRAHHGQDYTANLYWTDGKRRRLVARSSPYPGDGVPNERIVARVQSGTYYVTVEGPANATGARLELSSPTHDFQHVRPAGSLVAPASARSVLAVGAYDADSGRVEPFSSRGPTFDGRNGVDLVAPSSPAAADAEGFVGSSAATAYAGGIAALVVDERPGLPPRAVERRMETTALDVGDAGIDPITGHGRLRPLPAVGVERNATG; this is encoded by the coding sequence ATGAACGCTGCCGCGTTCCGGCGGACGCTGACGGTCGTCGTTATCGGCGTGGTCGTCCTCGCGGGAGGGCTGGGTCTCCTCGCCGCCTCGCTGTCCGCCGGGGGCGGGCAGTCCGCCGACCCCGCGGCGGTCCGCGGCGTCGGGCCGACGATCTCGGCGCTCCACGACGCGGGTGCGACCGGCGAGAACGTAACCGTCGGCGTCGTGGACGTGACCGGGTTCGACGCCGATTCGGGAACGCTCGACGGTCGCGTCACCGACGCCAGAGCGTTCGACTCCGAGACGTCGGTCTACGGCGGTGCGGGGACTCACGGCACCGCGGCGGCCGAGACGGTCGCGCGAGTCGCCCCCGACGCCGACCTCTATCTGGCGACCGTGGACTCCCCGAGAGGGTATCGGCGCGCGGTCGAGTGGCTCGTCGCCGAGGACGTGGACGTCGTCGTCGCCCCGGTCTCGTTCTACGGGATGCCCGGCGACGGGACGTCGGCCGTCGCCGAAGTCGCGGCGAGCGCGACCGAGGCGGGCGTCGTCTTCGTCGCGCCCGTCGGAAATCTCGCGCAGAGTCACTGGTCCGGCCGGTACCGAGCCGCCGGGAACGGCACGCTCGCGTTCGACGGGAACGCGCGCAACTACATCAGAGGAGACGGACGGGACGTGACCGTGTGGCTGTCGTGGGACCGCGCCCACCACGGACAGGACTACACCGCGAACCTCTACTGGACCGACGGTAAGCGGCGTCGGCTCGTCGCGCGCTCGTCGCCGTACCCCGGCGACGGGGTGCCCAACGAGCGCATCGTCGCCCGCGTCCAGTCGGGGACCTACTACGTGACGGTCGAGGGACCCGCGAACGCGACGGGTGCCCGTCTCGAGCTCTCGTCGCCGACTCACGACTTCCAGCACGTCCGGCCCGCGGGGAGCCTCGTCGCGCCCGCGAGCGCCCGGTCGGTCCTGGCGGTGGGCGCGTACGACGCTGATAGCGGCCGAGTCGAACCGTTCAGCTCCCGCGGGCCGACGTTCGACGGTCGAAACGGGGTTGACCTCGTCGCCCCGAGCAGTCCGGCCGCGGCCGACGCGGAGGGGTTCGTCGGCTCGTCGGCCGCCACCGCGTACGCCGGCGGCATCGCCGCACTCGTCGTAGACGAACGGCCGGGTCTCCCTCCGCGCGCGGTCGAGCGACGGATGGAGACCACCGCACTCGACGTCGGTGACGCCGGAATCGACCCGATAACAGGGCACGGCCGACTCCGGCCGCTCCCGGCGGTCGGCGTCGAGCGCAACGCGACCGGTTAA
- a CDS encoding ArsR/SmtB family transcription factor — protein sequence MSGLIERLQDRTASGDEQLRVLDVEGEETDDVLDALGPDTRREVYRTLFESPGTPSELAERVDTSVQNLHYHLSTLEEAGLIAQVDTRYSEKGNEMAVYAPATDPLVLVGDRDIRPQVQNSLAEVVGGVGVLAAASLLVQRGVEQLASPAIGRGTVVGPASPTADPTTARETIAWFVFDLAEPGVVFFVGCLLVIAVGALVMDR from the coding sequence ATGTCGGGACTCATCGAACGACTGCAAGACCGGACCGCGAGCGGCGACGAGCAGTTGCGGGTCCTCGACGTCGAGGGCGAGGAGACCGACGACGTACTCGACGCGCTCGGTCCCGACACCCGCCGCGAGGTGTACCGGACGCTATTCGAGTCGCCCGGAACGCCCTCCGAACTCGCCGAGCGCGTCGATACGTCCGTCCAGAACCTCCACTACCACCTCTCGACCTTGGAGGAGGCCGGACTCATCGCACAGGTCGATACGCGATACTCCGAGAAAGGCAACGAGATGGCGGTGTACGCGCCCGCGACCGACCCGCTGGTTCTGGTCGGTGACCGCGACATCCGCCCGCAGGTCCAGAACTCGCTGGCGGAGGTGGTCGGCGGCGTCGGGGTGTTGGCGGCCGCCAGCCTGCTCGTCCAACGAGGCGTCGAGCAACTCGCGAGTCCGGCAATCGGACGGGGGACCGTGGTCGGCCCGGCCAGTCCGACGGCCGACCCGACGACGGCACGCGAGACCATCGCGTGGTTCGTGTTCGACCTCGCGGAACCGGGGGTCGTCTTCTTCGTCGGGTGTCTCCTCGTCATCGCCGTCGGGGCGCTCGTGATGGACCGATAG
- a CDS encoding electron transfer flavoprotein subunit alpha/FixB family protein, whose amino-acid sequence MSDVLAVTEHRRGELRDVSFEVITAGRNLADETGGDLHLAVIGGDTESFADSLNREGVDAVHTVSEGEEFDHDVYTQAVEALHADLDPEVLLMPNSVNGLDYAPAVANSLDLPLVTDAVGLDYDDGLTVTREMYGSKVETTVEVSGDQQAVTIRSAEWPAAEGVGDAEIAEFDVDIEADDGSVVTGFEEVGGGDVDISEADFIVSIGRGIEEEDNLPLIEDLVEATDATLASSRPIVDNGWLPKNRQVGQSGKVVTPTVYLAIGISGAVQHVAGMKGADTIIAVNTDPNAPIFDIADYGIVGDLFEVVPELIEEFE is encoded by the coding sequence ATGAGCGACGTGCTGGCCGTCACGGAACACCGCCGCGGCGAGTTGCGCGACGTGAGCTTCGAGGTCATCACCGCCGGGCGTAACCTCGCCGACGAGACCGGCGGCGACCTCCACCTCGCCGTAATCGGCGGCGACACCGAGTCGTTCGCCGACTCGCTCAACCGCGAGGGCGTGGACGCCGTCCACACCGTCTCGGAGGGCGAGGAGTTCGACCACGACGTGTACACCCAAGCGGTCGAAGCGCTCCACGCCGACCTCGACCCCGAGGTCCTGCTGATGCCCAACAGCGTCAACGGACTCGACTACGCGCCCGCGGTCGCCAACAGCCTCGACCTCCCGCTGGTGACCGACGCCGTGGGCCTCGACTACGACGACGGACTGACCGTCACCCGCGAGATGTACGGCTCGAAGGTCGAGACGACCGTCGAGGTGTCGGGCGACCAGCAGGCCGTCACCATCCGGAGCGCCGAGTGGCCCGCCGCCGAGGGCGTCGGCGACGCCGAAATCGCGGAGTTCGACGTGGACATCGAAGCCGACGACGGGTCGGTCGTCACCGGCTTCGAGGAGGTCGGCGGCGGTGACGTGGACATCAGCGAGGCCGACTTCATCGTCTCCATCGGCCGCGGTATCGAGGAGGAGGACAACCTCCCGCTCATCGAGGACCTCGTGGAAGCGACCGACGCGACGCTGGCGTCCTCGCGGCCCATCGTGGACAACGGCTGGCTCCCGAAGAACCGGCAGGTCGGCCAGTCCGGGAAGGTCGTCACGCCGACTGTCTACCTCGCCATCGGCATCTCGGGCGCGGTCCAGCACGTCGCCGGGATGAAGGGCGCAGACACCATCATCGCCGTCAACACCGACCCGAACGCGCCCATCTTCGACATCGCCGACTACGGCATCGTCGGCGACCTCTTCGAGGTCGTGCCCGAACTCATCGAAGAGTTCGAGTAA
- a CDS encoding electron transfer flavoprotein subunit beta/FixA family protein — translation MKVLVTVKEVAEVADDFEIAGTEVDERYLEYDLNEWDDYAVEEAVQLKENGPAEEVVTVTVGPERSEETIRMALAKGADRAVRVWDDALEEPDILDVETKTTLLEAVVEEEDPDLVLTGVQSGDDNFGATGVSLADELGFQWGAVVNALDYDEAENVAHVHRELEGGVEELTDIDLPAVLTIQTGINEPRYASLRGIRQAQSKEIAPKSLDDLGLDAGAVESDLDLTAMYEPESESDAEIFEGDASETAGKLAEVLREKGVAE, via the coding sequence ATGAAGGTTCTGGTGACTGTGAAGGAGGTCGCTGAAGTCGCCGACGACTTCGAGATAGCGGGGACCGAGGTAGACGAGCGCTACCTCGAGTACGACCTGAACGAGTGGGACGACTACGCCGTCGAGGAGGCCGTCCAGTTGAAGGAGAACGGCCCGGCCGAGGAGGTCGTGACCGTGACCGTCGGTCCCGAGCGCTCCGAAGAGACCATCCGGATGGCGCTGGCGAAGGGGGCCGACCGGGCGGTCCGCGTCTGGGACGACGCGCTGGAGGAGCCCGACATCCTCGACGTCGAGACCAAGACGACCCTGCTCGAAGCGGTCGTCGAGGAGGAGGACCCCGACCTCGTCCTGACCGGCGTCCAGTCGGGCGACGACAACTTCGGCGCGACCGGCGTCTCGCTGGCCGACGAATTGGGCTTCCAGTGGGGCGCGGTCGTCAACGCGCTCGACTACGACGAAGCCGAGAACGTCGCGCACGTCCACCGCGAACTGGAGGGCGGCGTCGAGGAACTGACCGACATCGACCTGCCCGCGGTCCTCACGATTCAGACCGGTATCAACGAACCCCGGTACGCCAGCCTCCGGGGCATCCGACAGGCCCAGAGCAAGGAAATCGCGCCCAAGAGCCTCGACGACCTCGGTCTCGATGCGGGGGCCGTCGAGAGCGACCTCGACCTGACCGCCATGTACGAACCCGAGAGCGAGAGCGACGCCGAGATATTCGAGGGTGACGCCAGCGAGACCGCCGGGAAGCTCGCTGAAGTCCTCCGCGAGAAGGGGGTGGCAGAATGA
- a CDS encoding type IV pilin has translation MSKDSTARRAVSPVLGVVLLLVVTAVLAGAVGTVALGTPTPTDSPHAVIDLRLDAEDNRVALVHRGGDSLDVDALSIRVRIDGTALDAQPPVPFFSATGFRSGPTGPFNSAADQRWTAGETASFAVAGTNDPLISEGETVRVVISVESVVVAEVEGVA, from the coding sequence GTGTCCAAGGATTCGACAGCCCGGCGGGCGGTGTCGCCGGTCCTCGGCGTCGTCCTGCTGCTCGTCGTGACCGCGGTCCTCGCGGGAGCGGTCGGGACCGTCGCGCTCGGCACGCCGACGCCGACCGACTCGCCGCACGCCGTCATCGACCTGCGACTCGACGCCGAGGACAACCGGGTCGCGCTGGTCCACCGCGGCGGCGACTCGCTCGACGTGGACGCGCTCTCGATACGGGTCCGCATCGACGGAACCGCGCTCGACGCACAGCCGCCGGTCCCGTTCTTCTCGGCGACGGGGTTCCGTTCGGGCCCGACCGGACCGTTCAACAGCGCGGCCGACCAGCGGTGGACAGCGGGAGAGACGGCGAGTTTCGCGGTCGCGGGGACGAACGACCCATTGATTTCGGAGGGAGAGACGGTGAGGGTGGTGATCTCGGTGGAGTCTGTCGTCGTCGCGGAGGTCGAAGGAGTGGCGTGA